From the Bacteroidales bacterium genome, the window AAAATCCTATTGAAGTAATAATTATTAATAATGTTGCAAGTGTAGAACCTGCCGAAATAAATCTCCATTCAGATTTTTTAGTTGGGGCAAGGTAATAAAGAAAAGAAATAGTAAAAAAGAACAAAGCAATAATAATTATCCATTGTCCGAATAGTAATAAATAATAAGTAATATTATTTTCTAAAACATCAAGAATAACAAGATAATTTAATACCATTTGGCTGAAAATAATTAAACTGACAGCAATAGTTAGTAAGATAGTAAGAATAATTACCAGTAATACTGAGATTAATCGCTGGGCAATCCATGTGCGGCTTTCAAATGTATGAACTGTTGCATTAAAAGCAGTTATCATTGCTGCGATACCATTAGTTGAGAAAAATAATGCAGCAATAAATCCTATTGATAATAAACTACCTCTTTTATTAGTTGCAATATCTTCAAGAGTGTTTTGTACAGAAATATATGCATTATAAGGAATTATATTTTCGAGCATTTTTAATAATTCGACCTGAAAATTACTAATCGGGATATATGGAATTAAAGTAAAAAAGAATATTACAGCCGGAAAAATTGCAAGAAAAAAACTAAATGCTATTGCTGAAGCTCTTGTTGAAATTGCCCCATTAACTATACCATTCCAAAAAAACCTTGACACATCATATAAAGGAGTTTTGTCAAAACCGGGAAGAGTAATTTTTCTTGCCCAAATAGCAAGCATTATCATTTGTTTTCTGAATTTACTTTTTGATTCAATAAATTTTGCCATAGGATAATTATTTGACTGCTTTTAAGCTCATATCCAAGCTATTTATTTGATGTGTTAAGGCGCCTACAGAAATATAATCTACTCCGCATTCAGCATACTCTCTGATTGTTTTAAGAGTTATACCTCCTGATGATTCCGTTTCGTATTTACCGTTAATTAAAGCA encodes:
- a CDS encoding YihY/virulence factor BrkB family protein; translated protein: MAKFIESKSKFRKQMIMLAIWARKITLPGFDKTPLYDVSRFFWNGIVNGAISTRASAIAFSFFLAIFPAVIFFFTLIPYIPISNFQVELLKMLENIIPYNAYISVQNTLEDIATNKRGSLLSIGFIAALFFSTNGIAAMITAFNATVHTFESRTWIAQRLISVLLVIILTILLTIAVSLIIFSQMVLNYLVILDVLENNITYYLLLFGQWIIIIALFFFTISFLYYLAPTKKSEWRFISAGSTLATLLIIITSIGFSFYINHFGRYNKLYGSIGTLIVVLLWLYFNAFVLLIGFELNASISNAHLKKKKPLLLPEK